DNA from Ignavibacteriales bacterium:
GAAAGCACCTGTTTTTGAACGTTTAAATGAAATTAATATTCCCACATTAGTATTATTTGGAAAAAATGATTTGCTTATTCCAAATAAATCAATACATCAAACAACGACAGAGGAAATCGCTTTAATTGGATCATCACAAATAAAAGACAACAAACTTTTACTATTAAATGATTGCGGACATTTTTTTGCAGTATGAAAAGCCAGAAGAATTTAATTATCAGCTTATCTCATTCATAAAATAAATTTTAGAGTTACAAATAAAAATTAGAAATTAATTAAAACTTTCTGAATATTTTTTGATCACAGCTTGCGCAATTACATCTGCAACCTCTAAATAACTTAACTTGCCTGTATTAATTACTAAATGATAAATTGTGGCGTCATCAGGTTCACGGAAAAAATGTGACTTTAAATACTTTTTTCTATTCTCATCTTCTCTTTTAATATATTCCATCGCGTTTGGCTTAGAATAATTAAAAACTTCCTGAACGTGTTTTAACCGTTGTTCAAGTGGAGCAACCAATCTTATGTGAAAACAGTTCGGCAATTTTGATGTTATAATTGCACTACCCCTACCAACTATTATTGTCTTTCCAAATTTTGCAAGTTGCAAAATTATTTCTGTTGTTTTATGAATGATCGTCCATTCTGAAGGTTTAACACCAAGTAATTCATTTACCGCATCAGAAATATGACTGTATTTGTCTTCAGTAATATAGTTGGTAAAAACTTTTGGCAGTTGAAATTCTTCAATTACTTTATTCAGCAGTTCTTTATTAAAATACGTCCATGGATTATCTGAATCCTTTGTTCTTGGCTGTAAAATACTAATTAGTTTTTCAGAAACTTCGTATGAGCCAGAACCTGTCTGGCGAGATATTGTAATACAAGGAAAGATTTCTTTTTAAGTTCAGAATCTGAGGAATGAAACTTAATGTATTGCTTACATTTTTCGTAAGAACCTATTGCTAACATAATACACCGTCCTTCCTTTTTTTTTTTTTGGGTAACGAGTATTTATTTAGTTAAAGCACAATTTGCAGAATGTTTCCATTGATAGTTTAACATTTTTTTAATTAAAGTCAATCAAGTAAAGCTTCCTTTTATGGCTGAATACTAAACCAACTTTTAATTCTTTCTAATTCTAACCCGTTTGATGAATTGTGAAAATATTCATTCTTTGATTTATCATAAAAATAATCTTTACTCCAATCATCCACATTATGAACAATTTGTTCCATACCATCTAAAAAAATATCTAGTTCTTCATCAGTCATTGTTGGATGAATCGACATTCTTACCCAACCGGGCTTCTCGGAAAGATCACCGTGATCAATTTTATCAGTAATAACTTTAGAATGATTTGGATCAACGTGAAGTAAATAATGCCCATAGGTTCCAGCGCACGAACAACCGCCTCTAACTTGTACACCAAAACGATCGTTCAATAATTTTACAATTAAGTTGTAGTGGATATTTTCCACATAAAAAGAAATTGCGCCAAGTCTGTGTTCAATATTTTCAGCAAGTATGTGGAGTGTTGGAATTTTTTTAAATCTTTTAAATACAACTTTTACAAGTTCTTCCTCCCTAGCTCTAATTTTATCAACACCCATTTTTTCTTTTAACTTTATGCAAAGTGCTGCTTTAATAGTTTGAAGAAATGCAGGGGTCCCGCCGTCTTCACGGGCTTCTATGTTTGCTACAAATTTATGTTGTCCCCAGGGATTTGTCCAATCAACTGTGCCGCCACCAGGTAAATCGGGGACTTTATTTTTATAAAGTTTGGAATCAAAAACTAAAACTCCCGGAGTTCCCGGTCCGCCTAAAAATTTATGAGGTGAAAAATAAACTGCATCAAGTTTAGCTTCAACATCAGAAGGATGCATATCTATTTTAACGTACGGTGCAGAACAAGCAAAATCTATAAAAGAATAACCACCGTACTGATGAATCATTTTTGACAGTTGATAATAATCAGGCTCTATTCCTGTTACGTTTGAAGCCGCAGTAAATGCACCAATTTTTAAGATTCTGTTTTTATACTTATCTAACTTTTTCTTAAAATCATTAAAATCAACTAAACCGGCTTCGTTGGGATTGATTACAATTACATCCGCAATCGTCTCCAACCATGTTGTTTGATTTGAATGATGCTCCATATGAGTTATGAATACAACGGGCTTTAATTCTGCAGGAAGTTTTAAATAATCCGCTAGTTGTTCAGGAATTTTTAATCCAAGCAGCCTTTGGAATTTGCAAATAACAGTAGTCATTCCGGAACCAGCTGTAATTATTATATCATCTTTGCTCGCATTGACGTGCTCTTTAATAATTTTATGAGCTTCATGATATGCAAAAGTCATTGTTGTGCCCGTTACACTTGCCTCAGAATGTGTGTTGCCAACAAGTGGGCCAAAAGTCTTGCAAAGTTTTTCTTCAATAGGCTTATACAATCTTCCGCTTGCAATCCAATCGGCATAAATTAATTTTTTAGCGCCAAATGGTGTTTCAAATGTTGTATCAATTCCGATGATGTTTTTTCGATATTGTGAAAAATATTCTTCTAATTCACTCATAATAAACCTTGTTCTTTCTTATGCGAAATATAGTAATTTGTAACAAGGGAATCATTGGATTTTTTCGGTGAATCTTTTTAATTAAATTTAACAGCCTTTTTACCATTAGGAATATTTTATGAAACGTTTACCACAAAATATTATTTTGATAATATTAATGGCTATTAGTAGCTATTTCCCACAAAAAAACAGTATTCAATTTAAAGGTGTTGACTCTGTAATCAATAAAGCTATTGATGATAAAGCTTTTCCCGGTGCAGTTGTATTAGTTTACAAAGATGGGAAGATTATTTATGAAAAACCTTTCGGAAATTTTACTTATGAAAAAACTTCACCAATGGTTACAACGAATACAATTTACGATTTAGCCTCGCTTTCAAAAGTAGTTGCCACTGCAACTGCAGCAATGCTTTGTTGTGATAGAAACTTATTTTCGCTCGATGATAAAGTTGTAAAATACATTCCTGAGTTTGGCGTTAACGGAAAAGAAAATATAACAATAAGAAATTTGCTGATTCATAATTCAGGATTAACAGCGTGGAAAAAATTTTACGAAAGAAATTTAACTCCAAATGAAGTTTTAAAGGAAATTTATTCCTCTGAGTTAGAATATAAAACTGGAGAAAAAACAGTTTATTCTGATTTAGGAATCACAACACTTGGGAAAATTATTGAAAAAGTAACCGAAAAAACTTTAGATGTTTTTTGTAAAGATGAAATATTTATTCCGCTTAGTATGAACTCGACATTTTACAATCCAATTGATTCTGTAAAAAAATTCTGTGCGCCAACCGAAATAGATAATTATTGGAGAATGAAAACTTTACAGGGCGAAGTTCACGATGAAACTTCGGCTATGTTAAACGGAGTAGCAGGCCACGCAGGATTATTTTCAACTGCTAATGATATTGCAAAACTAATGGATGTATTAATGAATAAAGGAAAGTTGGGTAACAAACAGTTTATTCAGCAGAGCACAGTTGAGTATTTTACAAAAAAGTATTCTAATGAAAGCTCAAGGGCAATTGGTTGGGATACTAAATCAGAAACTGGCTCATCATCAGGGGATTACTTTTCTTCAAATTCCTTTGGTCACACAGGCTTTACAGGCACTTCTATTTGGGCTGATCCTGAACGTAATTTATTTGTCGTGTTTTTAACTAATCGTGTTTATCCAACAAGAGAAAATGGTAAATTAGGAAAAGTACGCCCGGAACTTCATAACACAATTATTAAATGTTTAGAAAAGAATTAATGAAGAATAGTTTATCTGCCAAAACAAATTTTGGTTTTTTAAGTTTAATTGTATTCCAATTCTTAGTTTTATTTTTACCAGCAATTAATAGTGATGCAAATTCATTTCTGAGAGAAGAGAATAAAACATTTCTAAAAAATAAGGTTTCAAAATCAACAAATATTTTTGATTTAACCGATGAAGATAAAAAGTGGGTTGATAAAACATTGGCATCAATGACGTTGTATGACAAATGCACTCAAATATTTATGCCTGCCATGTTTGGTAAAACTCTCAAACAATCTTCAAAAGAATTTAAATTTGCTAAAGAATTAGTTCAGGTTCATGGTATTGGTGGAATTGTAATCTCAACCGGTGATGTTGACGAAACAGCATCAATGATAAGCGAGTTACAAAAAAGTTCAAACATTCCTTTGCTTGTTGCCGCAGATTTTGAGAATGGAATTGGTATGCGAATGAATGCATCAAATACTTTTCCGCATAGCATGGCAGTTGGTTCTACAAATAATACAGATTACGCATATCAAACTGGCAAAGCAACCGCTATTGAAGCGCTTATGCTTGGTGTTAACTTTAATTTTGCACCTGTTGCTGATGTAAATAATAATCCTGGAAATCCGGTAATAAATCTTCGCTCTTATTCTGAAAATAAAAATATCGTAACGGATTTTTGTAAATCATATATCGAAGGTTCAATTGACGGTGGAGTTATCCCAACAGCAAAACATTTTCCGGGTCACGGTAATACAAGAATAGATTCACATTACGATATGCCCGTTATTTGGGGCACAAAAGCTTATTTATATGAAAATGAATTGCTGCCGTTTATAAAACTAATCGAAAATAATGTCCCCGCTATTATGGTTGGACATTTAAATGTGCCTGCGTTTGAGCCAAACAAAAATTTACCGGCTTCCCTTTCTAATAACATCATAACTAAACTTTTAAGAGAAGAACTTGGATACAAAGGTTTAATAATTACAGACGCTCTAGATATGAAAGCTGTAACAAAATATTTTTCTGATGGAGAAGCTTGTGTTCAAGCTTTTAAAGCTGGAAATGATATTATACTTATGCCCCCAAATATAAAAGATGGGATCACTTCTATATATAAAGCTGTAAAATCAGGAGAGATTTCTAAAGAAAGATTAGATGAAAGTGTTAGAAAGATATTATCATCAAAAAGATGGCTTAAGCTTGATAAAAATAATTTTAAGAAGAATATCAAACTTCCTAAACGAATAAGAATAGAAGAACACTATAAATTATCAAAAACTATTGCAGAAAATTCTATCGCCGTTATTAAGATGGATGATAATCTCCTTCCATTAGATTCGTCAAAATATATTAAGACACTTTTAGTAGATATCACAAATAGAAGCACAATGAAGAGTGCATATTTTAGCAATATCTACAATAATAGTTTTCCTATTTACAGTAAGACAACGCTAACAAGTGATTCTAAAAACTCTGATTATCAATTTTCTTTGGATATTGCAAAGGACTGCGAACTAATAATTGTTGCCTCTTATTTCTATATTAGAAATGATATTAATGGCAAATCATTATCAGATGCACAATTAAATTTTATAGATAAAATTATAGCTCTAAACAATAAGGTTATAATAATTAGTTTTGAAAACCCTTATATACTTTCTCTTTTCCCAAACGCAAAAAATTTATTTGCACATTTAGTAATACGGATACATCCCAAAGAGCAGCTTTAAATCTGCTGAAGGGTTCTATCAAATCTAACGGCAGGTTGCCAATTACAATTCCTAATACAGAATTTAAAATTGGCTTTCAATGGAAACCAAACATTTGATTTTATAAATAAACGAGGCCGCTATGATTAAATTATTAACAACTTGCATAACCGTTATTCTTTTTATCTCCTGCAACTCTGATTCAGAACCACAATCATCAAAAATTAACTTACCTTCAGGATTTATGATTGAAGTTTACGCTTCTGATGTCCCAAACGCTCGCTCAATGGTACTTAGTCCCAATGGTATTTTATATGTTGGTACAAGAAACGCCGGAAATGTTTATGCTTTGGTTGATAGCAATAATGATTTTAAAGTTGATGAAATATTTACAATTGCAACCGGGCTTGATATGCCAAACGGAGTCGATTTGAAAGATAGTGATTTATATGTAGCTGAAGTTAGCAGACTAATTAAGTTCGCAGATATTGATAACAATTTTAAAAACAATCCGACTTACACAGTTGTACGTGATGATTTTCCAACAGATAGAAGTCACGGTTGGAAGTTTATAAAATTTAGTCCTG
Protein-coding regions in this window:
- a CDS encoding cytidylate kinase-like family protein, translated to MFPCITISRQTGSGSYEVSEKLISILQPRTKDSDNPWTYFNKELLNKVIEEFQLPKVFTNYITEDKYSHISDAVNELLGVKPSEWTIIHKTTEIILQLAKFGKTIIVGRGSAIITSKLPNCFHIRLVAPLEQRLKHVQEVFNYSKPNAMEYIKREDENRKKYLKSHFFREPDDATIYHLVINTGKLSYLEVADVIAQAVIKKYSESFN
- a CDS encoding aminotransferase class V-fold PLP-dependent enzyme produces the protein MSELEEYFSQYRKNIIGIDTTFETPFGAKKLIYADWIASGRLYKPIEEKLCKTFGPLVGNTHSEASVTGTTMTFAYHEAHKIIKEHVNASKDDIIITAGSGMTTVICKFQRLLGLKIPEQLADYLKLPAELKPVVFITHMEHHSNQTTWLETIADVIVINPNEAGLVDFNDFKKKLDKYKNRILKIGAFTAASNVTGIEPDYYQLSKMIHQYGGYSFIDFACSAPYVKIDMHPSDVEAKLDAVYFSPHKFLGGPGTPGVLVFDSKLYKNKVPDLPGGGTVDWTNPWGQHKFVANIEAREDGGTPAFLQTIKAALCIKLKEKMGVDKIRAREEELVKVVFKRFKKIPTLHILAENIEHRLGAISFYVENIHYNLIVKLLNDRFGVQVRGGCSCAGTYGHYLLHVDPNHSKVITDKIDHGDLSEKPGWVRMSIHPTMTDEELDIFLDGMEQIVHNVDDWSKDYFYDKSKNEYFHNSSNGLELERIKSWFSIQP
- a CDS encoding serine hydrolase; translation: MKRLPQNIILIILMAISSYFPQKNSIQFKGVDSVINKAIDDKAFPGAVVLVYKDGKIIYEKPFGNFTYEKTSPMVTTNTIYDLASLSKVVATATAAMLCCDRNLFSLDDKVVKYIPEFGVNGKENITIRNLLIHNSGLTAWKKFYERNLTPNEVLKEIYSSELEYKTGEKTVYSDLGITTLGKIIEKVTEKTLDVFCKDEIFIPLSMNSTFYNPIDSVKKFCAPTEIDNYWRMKTLQGEVHDETSAMLNGVAGHAGLFSTANDIAKLMDVLMNKGKLGNKQFIQQSTVEYFTKKYSNESSRAIGWDTKSETGSSSGDYFSSNSFGHTGFTGTSIWADPERNLFVVFLTNRVYPTRENGKLGKVRPELHNTIIKCLEKN